In Tachysurus fulvidraco isolate hzauxx_2018 chromosome 11, HZAU_PFXX_2.0, whole genome shotgun sequence, one DNA window encodes the following:
- the fam110b gene encoding protein FAM110B, whose product MPTETLPPDSKALGAGGAVASAVPLRILNKGPEYFRRATEPNPKRLSAVERLEADKAKYVKSQEVINAKQEPVKPQVLAKRSPGVSSALKASNNNAKSDTCASSKRENLNLEILKNLLNSSSSAEGPAKSSVARSWAPESGHRSFPESLNVPAAAFHGRKSPQNLNLSRGLMENHGAEGDRLLLHASQSSSDIRRLCNGKPFRSGRSSSSSSAPPLPPKPSAKALGISDHMKCPAETELEARRPSLHRSKSDLSDRLARSGADAERFFNYCGLEPDQLEGFVDGFGRASSDIVSLNFRSASMISSDCGRSRHTDDNDDLSNEDEDEEERVPYGISAVERNARVIKWLYSIKQARESQKVSHV is encoded by the coding sequence ATGCCCACCGAGACGCTGCCGCCAGATAGCAAGGCGTTGGGCGCTGGTGGTGCCGTGGCCTCGGCCGTACCCCTCCGAATATTAAACAAAGGTCCTGAATATTTCAGAAGAGCCACAGAACCCAACCCGAAGCGCCTGAGTGCTGTGGAGCGACTTGAAGCTGACAAAGCCAAGTACGTCAAGAGCCAGGAAGTGATAAATGCAAAGCAAGAACCGGTGAAGCCTCAGGTGCTCGCAAAGCGGAGCCCAGGGGTGAGTTCGGCTCTTAAAGCCTCCAATAATAACGCCAAATCAGACACTTGCGCCAGCTCCAAGCGTGAAAATCTCAACCTGGAGATCCTGAAGAACCTGCTCAACAGCTCATCATCAGCAGAAGGACCTGCTAAAAGCTCAGTGGCGAGGAGCTGGGCACCAGAATCCGGGCATCGCTCCTTTCCTGAATCCTTAAATGTCCCAGCTGCAGCCTTTCATGGCCGGAAAAGCCCCCAGAACCTGAACCTAAGTCGCGGACTTATGGAGAACCACGGGGCTGAGGGCGATCGATTACTACTCCATGCCTCTCAGAGCTCCTCGGACATTCGTCGGCTGTGTAACGGAAAGCCATTCCGTTCGGgacgcagcagcagcagcagctcagcTCCTCCGCTTCCCCCAAAACCAAGTGCAAAGGCTTTAGGAATCTCTGACCACATGAAATGTCCAGCTGAAACGGAACTGGAAGCTCGTCGGCCCTCGCTGCATCGTTCTAAATCAGACTTGAGCGATCGCTTGGCTCGGTCTGGCGCAGATGCAGAGAGGTTCTTTAACTACTGCGGCCTGGAACCAGACCAGCTGGAGGGTTTTGTCGATGGCTTTGGACGTGCCAGCTCTGATATCGTATCACTGAACTTCCGTAGTGCCAGCATGATCAGCTCGGACTGCGGCCGCTCACGACACACCGACGACAACGACGACCTTTCCAATGAAGACGAGGATGAGGAGGAGCGAGTCCCCTACGGAATCTCGGCTGTCGAGCGCAACGCCCGTGTCATCAAGTGGCTCTACAGCATCAAGCAGGCACGAGAATCTCAGAAAGTCTCGCATGTTTGA